One Salvelinus fontinalis isolate EN_2023a chromosome 27, ASM2944872v1, whole genome shotgun sequence genomic region harbors:
- the LOC129824895 gene encoding cell division cycle-associated protein 4-like isoform X2: MGNMYSKGTKRKFSDSVDAATDNKAVLYSRQRQFLLDMSLIKLQLCHMLVEPNMCRSVLVANTVRHIQEEMTHDGSWQLVTEAFGGSGPSDHLVATEVLCRSSALEQQGGGPKLYSVMGYDSCREEEVVTDEALCSVTVGDGALSGTIDHCWDRAEVRMAAVEDRVIKDSGSEVEDGAMSGEGAKTVMGQVFGTFEIKTGAPGSDPALEELFSAVDASYYDLDTMLTGIQSTPKMGPYNLLDSMASSHGPASNSSCRTDLSELDHIMEIIVGS, from the exons AT GGGCAACATGTACTCCAAGGGCACCAAACGCAAGTTCTCTGACAGTGTGGACGCGGCGACGGACAACAAGGCGGTGTTGTACAGCCGCCAGCGCCAGTTCCTGCTGGACATGTCTCTGATCAAGCTGCAGCTGTGCCACATGCTGGTGGAGCCCAACATGTGCCGCTCGGTGCTCGTTGCCAACACGGTGCGCCACATCCAGGAGGAGATGACCCATGACGGTAGCTGGCAGTTGGTCACTGAGGCTTTCGGCGGCTCTGGCCCATCTGACCACCTGGTGGCCACCGAGGTTTTGTGTCGGTCATCGGCGCTGGAGCAGCAGGGCGGTGGGCCCAAGCTCTACTCGGTGATGGGCTACGATAGTTGCCGCGAGGAAGAAGTGGTAACGGATGAGGCTCTCTGTTCTGTGACAGTTGGCGACGGGGCCCTCTCGGGGACCATCGACCACTGCTGGGACAGGGCAGAAGTGAGAATGGCGGCGGTAGAGGACCGGGTCATCAAAGACTCCGGTTCGGAGGTGGAGGATGGGGCGATGTCTGGGGAGGGGGCTAAAACAGTGATGGGGCAGGTGTTTGGGACGTTCGAGATCAAAACTGGCGCCCCTGGGTCAGACCCGGCACTAGAGGAGCTGTTCTCAGCCGTTGATGCCTCGTATTATGACTTGGACACCATGCTCACAGGCATTCAGAGCACCCCCAAGATGGGGCCTTACAACCTTCTGGACAGCATGGCCTCCTCCCACGGCCCCGCGTCCAACTCCAGCTGTAGAACCGATCTCAGTGAACTTGACCACATTATGGAGATTATTGTCGGCTCATAG
- the LOC129824895 gene encoding cell division cycle-associated protein 4-like isoform X1, whose amino-acid sequence MLVNVSTVLGCRSCVRGNMYSKGTKRKFSDSVDAATDNKAVLYSRQRQFLLDMSLIKLQLCHMLVEPNMCRSVLVANTVRHIQEEMTHDGSWQLVTEAFGGSGPSDHLVATEVLCRSSALEQQGGGPKLYSVMGYDSCREEEVVTDEALCSVTVGDGALSGTIDHCWDRAEVRMAAVEDRVIKDSGSEVEDGAMSGEGAKTVMGQVFGTFEIKTGAPGSDPALEELFSAVDASYYDLDTMLTGIQSTPKMGPYNLLDSMASSHGPASNSSCRTDLSELDHIMEIIVGS is encoded by the exons ATGCTGGTCAATGTCTCTACAGTGCTGGGATGTCGCTCTTGTGTCAG GGGCAACATGTACTCCAAGGGCACCAAACGCAAGTTCTCTGACAGTGTGGACGCGGCGACGGACAACAAGGCGGTGTTGTACAGCCGCCAGCGCCAGTTCCTGCTGGACATGTCTCTGATCAAGCTGCAGCTGTGCCACATGCTGGTGGAGCCCAACATGTGCCGCTCGGTGCTCGTTGCCAACACGGTGCGCCACATCCAGGAGGAGATGACCCATGACGGTAGCTGGCAGTTGGTCACTGAGGCTTTCGGCGGCTCTGGCCCATCTGACCACCTGGTGGCCACCGAGGTTTTGTGTCGGTCATCGGCGCTGGAGCAGCAGGGCGGTGGGCCCAAGCTCTACTCGGTGATGGGCTACGATAGTTGCCGCGAGGAAGAAGTGGTAACGGATGAGGCTCTCTGTTCTGTGACAGTTGGCGACGGGGCCCTCTCGGGGACCATCGACCACTGCTGGGACAGGGCAGAAGTGAGAATGGCGGCGGTAGAGGACCGGGTCATCAAAGACTCCGGTTCGGAGGTGGAGGATGGGGCGATGTCTGGGGAGGGGGCTAAAACAGTGATGGGGCAGGTGTTTGGGACGTTCGAGATCAAAACTGGCGCCCCTGGGTCAGACCCGGCACTAGAGGAGCTGTTCTCAGCCGTTGATGCCTCGTATTATGACTTGGACACCATGCTCACAGGCATTCAGAGCACCCCCAAGATGGGGCCTTACAACCTTCTGGACAGCATGGCCTCCTCCCACGGCCCCGCGTCCAACTCCAGCTGTAGAACCGATCTCAGTGAACTTGACCACATTATGGAGATTATTGTCGGCTCATAG
- the LOC129824895 gene encoding cell division cycle-associated protein 4-like isoform X3, translating to MYSKGTKRKFSDSVDAATDNKAVLYSRQRQFLLDMSLIKLQLCHMLVEPNMCRSVLVANTVRHIQEEMTHDGSWQLVTEAFGGSGPSDHLVATEVLCRSSALEQQGGGPKLYSVMGYDSCREEEVVTDEALCSVTVGDGALSGTIDHCWDRAEVRMAAVEDRVIKDSGSEVEDGAMSGEGAKTVMGQVFGTFEIKTGAPGSDPALEELFSAVDASYYDLDTMLTGIQSTPKMGPYNLLDSMASSHGPASNSSCRTDLSELDHIMEIIVGS from the coding sequence ATGTACTCCAAGGGCACCAAACGCAAGTTCTCTGACAGTGTGGACGCGGCGACGGACAACAAGGCGGTGTTGTACAGCCGCCAGCGCCAGTTCCTGCTGGACATGTCTCTGATCAAGCTGCAGCTGTGCCACATGCTGGTGGAGCCCAACATGTGCCGCTCGGTGCTCGTTGCCAACACGGTGCGCCACATCCAGGAGGAGATGACCCATGACGGTAGCTGGCAGTTGGTCACTGAGGCTTTCGGCGGCTCTGGCCCATCTGACCACCTGGTGGCCACCGAGGTTTTGTGTCGGTCATCGGCGCTGGAGCAGCAGGGCGGTGGGCCCAAGCTCTACTCGGTGATGGGCTACGATAGTTGCCGCGAGGAAGAAGTGGTAACGGATGAGGCTCTCTGTTCTGTGACAGTTGGCGACGGGGCCCTCTCGGGGACCATCGACCACTGCTGGGACAGGGCAGAAGTGAGAATGGCGGCGGTAGAGGACCGGGTCATCAAAGACTCCGGTTCGGAGGTGGAGGATGGGGCGATGTCTGGGGAGGGGGCTAAAACAGTGATGGGGCAGGTGTTTGGGACGTTCGAGATCAAAACTGGCGCCCCTGGGTCAGACCCGGCACTAGAGGAGCTGTTCTCAGCCGTTGATGCCTCGTATTATGACTTGGACACCATGCTCACAGGCATTCAGAGCACCCCCAAGATGGGGCCTTACAACCTTCTGGACAGCATGGCCTCCTCCCACGGCCCCGCGTCCAACTCCAGCTGTAGAACCGATCTCAGTGAACTTGACCACATTATGGAGATTATTGTCGGCTCATAG